The following are from one region of the Streptomyces tuirus genome:
- a CDS encoding ABC transporter ATP-binding protein, whose amino-acid sequence MARAPRPDGTDELRVFAQLLKGRRAAVAAAVALSLLSAAATLVLPLQVRDLVMALAEDERPVGPLLTMAGLAVGAGLASAGSSYLLARAGEGLVSEARLRIASHILTLPLRRVRREGAGNLVARATSDSTQLRSVVDVGVAQIPSSMFLAVGTLIAMGLLDGVLLLVVLVTFTIAGVGIFLCVRSIRGGVERQQNAVGTMSQHMTAAVLSLPTVKAFLAERQVAATLGHSIDDARKAAVSVARVTALVGPTMQLGQQLSIVAVMVTSGARLASGDLAVGEFAAFIVYLLQLVAPLTLLVSGVARMQSGLAARARLNSVLTIAPEHPGGLSPVEPSPTASAVEFESVTYRDGGRTLIHGATFAAPARGLTAIVGPSGAGKTTLLGLTERFLLPESGRVSVCGLPVEQWPLHRLRGAISYVDQSFTLVEGTVRQNLLLGRDDEEGAPPDTELWRALEALALRDAVEALPDGLDTELGRAEDLSGGQRQRLAAARVLLRDSRIVLFDEPTSQLDSENEERLRTLMRTLAEERAVLVIAHRISTVQDADLIVVVDEGRTVDRGTHEELLTRSALYQELVHGQSLRGGGAPVPAGPAVGAVVR is encoded by the coding sequence ATGGCCAGAGCACCACGCCCGGACGGCACGGACGAACTGCGTGTCTTCGCACAGCTGCTGAAGGGCCGTAGGGCGGCCGTCGCCGCCGCGGTGGCGCTGAGCCTGCTCTCCGCCGCCGCCACCCTCGTCCTCCCCCTCCAGGTGCGCGACCTGGTGATGGCCCTCGCCGAGGACGAACGTCCCGTCGGTCCGCTGCTGACGATGGCGGGCCTCGCGGTGGGTGCCGGGCTCGCGTCGGCGGGGTCCTCCTATCTGCTCGCCCGTGCCGGTGAGGGTCTGGTGTCCGAGGCACGGCTGCGCATCGCCTCCCACATCCTGACCCTGCCGCTGCGACGGGTCCGGCGGGAAGGGGCCGGCAACCTGGTCGCCCGGGCCACCTCCGACAGCACACAGCTGCGTTCCGTCGTGGACGTCGGCGTGGCGCAGATCCCGTCCTCGATGTTCCTGGCCGTCGGCACCCTGATCGCCATGGGTCTGCTGGACGGCGTCCTGCTGCTCGTCGTGCTCGTCACGTTCACGATCGCCGGCGTCGGCATCTTCCTGTGCGTACGGTCGATCCGCGGCGGTGTCGAACGTCAGCAGAACGCGGTCGGCACCATGTCCCAGCACATGACCGCGGCCGTGCTGTCGCTGCCCACGGTCAAGGCGTTCCTCGCCGAACGCCAGGTGGCGGCCACGCTGGGCCACAGCATCGATGACGCCCGCAAGGCCGCCGTGTCGGTCGCGCGGGTGACCGCCCTGGTCGGACCCACCATGCAGCTCGGTCAACAGCTGTCGATCGTCGCGGTGATGGTCACCAGCGGCGCCCGGCTCGCCTCCGGCGACCTGGCCGTCGGCGAGTTCGCCGCCTTCATCGTCTACCTGCTGCAACTCGTGGCACCGCTGACCCTGCTGGTCTCGGGCGTCGCCAGGATGCAGAGCGGTCTGGCGGCGCGCGCCCGCCTGAACAGCGTGCTCACGATCGCCCCGGAGCATCCCGGGGGCCTCTCCCCGGTCGAGCCGTCGCCGACGGCGTCCGCGGTGGAGTTCGAGTCGGTCACCTACCGGGACGGCGGGCGCACCCTCATCCACGGGGCGACGTTCGCGGCCCCGGCGCGCGGGCTCACCGCGATCGTCGGGCCGTCGGGGGCGGGAAAGACGACGCTGCTCGGCCTCACCGAACGCTTTCTCCTGCCGGAGTCCGGCCGCGTCTCCGTCTGCGGACTGCCCGTCGAGCAGTGGCCCCTGCACCGGTTGCGCGGCGCGATCAGCTACGTCGACCAGAGTTTCACCCTCGTGGAGGGCACGGTACGGCAGAACCTCCTGCTCGGCCGGGACGACGAGGAGGGCGCCCCGCCGGACACGGAGCTGTGGCGGGCGCTGGAGGCACTGGCGCTGCGCGACGCCGTGGAAGCGCTGCCGGACGGTCTTGACACCGAGCTGGGACGGGCCGAGGACCTGTCCGGCGGACAGCGTCAGCGGCTCGCAGCGGCCCGCGTCCTGCTGCGCGACTCACGCATCGTCCTGTTCGACGAACCGACCTCCCAACTCGACAGCGAGAACGAGGAACGGCTGCGGACGCTGATGCGCACGCTCGCGGAGGAGCGCGCGGTGCTCGTGATCGCGCACCGCATCTCCACGGTGCAGGACGCCGATCTGATCGTGGTCGTGGACGAGGGACGCACCGTCGACCGGGGCACCCACGAGGAGCTGCTGACGCGTTCCGCGCTGTACCAGGAGCTGGTGCACGGGCAGTCGCTGCGCGGCGGCGGAGCGCCCGTTCCCGCCGGGCCGGCGGTCGGGGCGGTGGTCCGGTGA
- a CDS encoding flavoprotein, whose amino-acid sequence MSGPATAVEPVGARRLLVIGTGSVTAAHLPFWASWLKIGHPGTEVRYVLTGAAGRFVTRESLTAIGGCDVRADRWPDEPEPRARHVDLAQWPDTVVVFPATLNYLARLALGLGDSPSLLALQCTGAAIALAPALPPGGAQSAAYAEHSRKLSARRNVVVVSPHPGRSTTSGMREAWAPASFPDVLSAADRLRAALEEPAPGGHEGPEPHTVSTRHRTEAAP is encoded by the coding sequence GTGAGCGGCCCGGCGACCGCGGTCGAGCCGGTGGGGGCGCGGCGCCTGCTGGTGATCGGGACGGGTTCGGTCACCGCCGCGCATCTGCCTTTCTGGGCGAGCTGGCTGAAGATCGGGCACCCCGGGACGGAGGTGCGCTACGTGCTGACCGGGGCGGCCGGCAGGTTCGTCACCCGGGAGTCGCTGACCGCCATCGGCGGCTGTGACGTGCGGGCGGACCGGTGGCCCGACGAGCCGGAGCCGAGGGCGCGTCATGTGGACCTCGCGCAGTGGCCCGACACGGTCGTCGTCTTCCCGGCGACGCTGAACTACCTGGCCAGGCTTGCCCTGGGGCTGGGCGACTCGCCGTCGCTCCTCGCGCTGCAGTGCACGGGGGCGGCGATCGCGCTGGCGCCCGCGCTGCCGCCGGGTGGCGCGCAGAGCGCGGCGTACGCCGAGCACAGCCGCAAACTCAGCGCGCGGCGCAACGTGGTCGTCGTATCGCCCCACCCCGGCCGCAGCACGACCAGCGGCATGCGCGAGGCGTGGGCGCCCGCGTCCTTTCCCGACGTGCTGTCCGCGGCCGACCGGCTGCGGGCCGCGCTGGAGGAACCGGCCCCCGGCGGCCATGAAGGTCCCGAGCCGCACACCGTATCCACCCGACACCGCACGGAGGCAGCACCATGA
- a CDS encoding class I SAM-dependent methyltransferase, whose translation MTTETHRPTDAGAHAGGSAAPGGNSSAYGESLADVYDSLYPASGQAIDSMVGFLEGLRPAPASLLELGVGTGRLAIPLARNGYRVHGVDASPAMLTKLHENDSTGRVTTAVGDFSALVVEERYDLVLTALNTFFMLPTQEQQISCLRGIHDALADDGVAVFETYNPQVYHRLTEATTRVGHLAPDALLLDTIQVNQSLQSVLVVHTIMGAGGLRKVPEVSRYAWPAEFDVMARLAGLRVTGRWADWDRGPVTAQSEKHVYVVERQNV comes from the coding sequence ATGACGACCGAGACCCACCGGCCGACCGATGCCGGGGCGCATGCCGGCGGGAGCGCCGCACCGGGCGGGAACAGCAGCGCGTACGGCGAATCGCTGGCCGACGTCTACGACTCGCTCTACCCCGCCTCCGGCCAAGCCATCGACTCGATGGTCGGCTTCCTCGAGGGGCTGCGGCCCGCCCCGGCCTCGCTGCTCGAACTCGGGGTCGGCACCGGCCGGCTGGCCATCCCGCTGGCCAGGAACGGCTACCGGGTACACGGGGTGGACGCGTCCCCCGCGATGCTGACGAAACTCCACGAGAACGACTCCACCGGCCGTGTCACCACCGCGGTGGGCGACTTCAGCGCGCTGGTCGTCGAGGAGCGCTACGACCTCGTGCTCACCGCGCTCAACACCTTCTTCATGCTGCCCACCCAGGAGCAGCAGATCAGTTGCCTGCGCGGCATCCACGACGCGCTCGCGGACGACGGTGTCGCGGTCTTCGAAACCTACAACCCGCAGGTGTACCACCGGCTCACCGAGGCGACGACCCGGGTCGGTCATCTGGCGCCGGACGCGCTGCTGCTCGACACGATCCAGGTGAACCAGTCGCTCCAGTCCGTCCTGGTCGTCCACACGATCATGGGCGCGGGCGGGCTGCGGAAGGTACCCGAGGTCAGCCGGTACGCCTGGCCTGCCGAGTTCGACGTGATGGCCCGGCTCGCGGGACTGCGTGTGACGGGCCGCTGGGCCGACTGGGACCGCGGCCCGGTCACGGCCCAGTCGGAGAAGCACGTCTACGTGGTAGAGCGGCAGAACGTATAG
- a CDS encoding ABC transporter ATP-binding protein, with amino-acid sequence MTGPALEVDGVRKRYGKRQAVADMTFGIRAGELFGFVGSNGAGKTTTMRIILGVLTPDEGEVRRHGRPVDLAARRRFGYMPEERGLYPRMKVREHLRYLGELHGLPTAAARVAADRWVERLELSRYASEEVQNLSLGNQQRVQLAAALVHDPQVLVLDEPFSGLDPVAVDVMHEVLVERAADGVPVMFSSHQLSLVERVCDRVGIVSGGRLIACGTIEELSENADRRLLVDAPEAGETWTAGLPGVSVVSREGSRTRLRLAKGADDQRVLHAALATGPVLAFVSERPPLSDLYRDLVGGTGAHGEGTGRTPDTGTTAGVGTTVNDTDGDET; translated from the coding sequence ATGACGGGGCCCGCCCTGGAGGTCGACGGCGTGCGGAAGAGGTACGGCAAACGTCAGGCGGTCGCTGACATGACCTTCGGCATCCGCGCCGGTGAGCTGTTCGGCTTCGTGGGGAGCAACGGCGCGGGCAAGACCACCACGATGCGGATCATCCTGGGCGTCCTCACGCCCGACGAAGGAGAGGTCCGCCGGCACGGCCGCCCCGTCGATCTCGCCGCCCGCCGCCGGTTCGGCTACATGCCCGAGGAGCGCGGCCTGTACCCCCGGATGAAGGTCCGTGAACACCTGCGGTATCTGGGCGAGTTGCACGGCCTGCCGACGGCTGCCGCGCGGGTGGCGGCCGACCGGTGGGTCGAGCGGCTGGAGCTGTCCCGGTACGCCTCCGAGGAGGTCCAGAACCTCAGCCTCGGCAACCAGCAGCGGGTCCAGCTGGCCGCGGCGCTGGTGCACGATCCTCAGGTGCTGGTGCTCGACGAGCCGTTCTCGGGCCTGGACCCGGTGGCGGTGGACGTCATGCACGAGGTGCTCGTCGAACGGGCCGCCGACGGGGTGCCCGTCATGTTCTCCAGCCACCAGCTGTCGCTCGTCGAGCGCGTCTGCGACCGGGTCGGCATCGTCTCGGGCGGGCGTCTCATCGCCTGCGGCACGATCGAGGAGCTGAGCGAGAACGCCGACCGACGGCTGCTGGTCGACGCCCCGGAGGCGGGCGAGACCTGGACCGCGGGACTGCCGGGCGTGTCGGTCGTGAGCCGCGAGGGCTCCCGTACGCGGCTTCGCCTGGCGAAGGGTGCGGACGACCAGCGGGTCCTGCACGCGGCGCTGGCCACCGGACCGGTCCTGGCCTTCGTGTCCGAACGACCGCCGCTGTCCGACCTGTACCGCGACCTGGTGGGCGGCACCGGCGCGCACGGGGAGGGAACCGGGCGGACGCCGGACACCGGCACCACGGCAGGCGTCGGCACGACAGTGAACGACACCGACGGGGACGAGACATGA
- a CDS encoding ABC transporter permease, with product MNTVTPARGDTHGPDVPDGEGLSDPGGGASGPGNSGALPACRAVRLVAGREINSRMRTRSFVLSTLGLLLGLGVYALVILLAEDGPARVGVEREVAAMRPVLAAVAEKTGGDFEFVTVDDDRADRMLRDGDLTAVLGGPDGRLTLSVEREVDENLLGVVRATVAEERTTRELERAGVDPVEFRERVASSTVEVHALEPSQTSAAEQFALVLSSTGLLYFFFVFYGITLAQGVVEEKSSRVVELLLSTIRPWQLLAGKLIGVAVAGLTQLVLLGSAAVALAQGTGALTLPTAVGGSLVTMGVWFLLGFFLFAALLAAAAARVSRQEDLQGVVQPVMLLITMPFVLGIALLSKDAHDPLIEWLSLVPPLSPILMPARMLLGIAPAWQVALSLVLAVAALVGMTRVAGRMYAGSVLRSGSRVPLAEALRMR from the coding sequence ATGAACACGGTGACACCAGCGCGGGGCGACACGCACGGCCCGGACGTCCCGGACGGAGAGGGCCTCTCGGACCCGGGTGGGGGCGCCTCCGGCCCCGGGAACAGCGGCGCGCTCCCGGCCTGCCGGGCGGTCCGCCTGGTCGCCGGGCGGGAGATCAACAGCCGGATGCGGACCCGGTCCTTCGTCCTGAGCACCCTCGGGCTGTTACTCGGCCTCGGCGTCTACGCCCTCGTCATCCTCCTCGCCGAGGACGGTCCGGCCAGGGTCGGCGTCGAGCGGGAGGTCGCGGCGATGCGCCCGGTGCTCGCCGCCGTCGCCGAGAAGACGGGCGGCGACTTCGAGTTCGTCACCGTCGACGACGACCGTGCGGACCGGATGCTGCGCGACGGGGACCTCACCGCCGTGCTCGGCGGCCCCGACGGACGCCTCACCCTCTCCGTGGAACGTGAGGTGGACGAGAACCTGCTCGGCGTCGTGCGCGCCACGGTCGCAGAGGAACGCACCACCCGGGAGCTCGAGCGCGCCGGCGTGGACCCCGTGGAGTTCAGGGAGCGCGTGGCGTCGTCCACCGTCGAGGTCCACGCACTCGAACCGTCGCAGACCAGCGCGGCCGAGCAGTTCGCACTGGTCCTGTCCTCCACCGGGCTGCTGTACTTCTTCTTCGTCTTCTACGGGATCACCCTGGCGCAGGGCGTGGTCGAGGAGAAGAGCAGCCGTGTGGTGGAGCTGCTCCTCTCGACCATCCGCCCCTGGCAGCTCCTCGCCGGGAAGCTCATCGGTGTCGCGGTGGCCGGCCTCACCCAGCTCGTGCTGCTCGGCTCAGCCGCGGTGGCGCTCGCCCAGGGCACCGGGGCTCTGACGCTGCCGACCGCGGTGGGCGGGTCGCTGGTGACGATGGGTGTCTGGTTCCTGCTCGGCTTCTTCCTGTTCGCCGCCCTGCTGGCCGCGGCCGCAGCCCGGGTCTCACGACAGGAGGACCTGCAAGGCGTGGTGCAACCGGTGATGCTGCTCATCACCATGCCGTTCGTGCTGGGCATCGCCCTGCTGAGCAAGGACGCGCACGACCCGTTGATCGAGTGGCTGTCGCTCGTACCGCCGCTCAGCCCGATCCTGATGCCGGCCCGCATGCTCCTGGGCATCGCCCCCGCATGGCAGGTCGCCCTCTCCCTGGTGCTGGCGGTCGCGGCGCTGGTGGGGATGACCCGTGTCGCCGGGCGGATGTACGCGGGCAGCGTGCTGCGCAGCGGCTCCCGGGTGCCGCTCGCCGAAGCGCTGCGGATGCGGTAG
- a CDS encoding M16 family metallopeptidase: MTAGVAKNLLSYGSRPEKGVVAGRLQLPDADLTLGNGLRVVVCSAPVVPLVEIRLTVPYAATAPGEVAHCQLLAELLPRGSAHRSAGDHDAALAAHGATLNASADARKLTVTGHTMADGLPPVLALLAEALRGPRLTEEAVAPERERLARRIRLATHQPAALAQHALLRRRYGEERAARWQPTPEQAAACTRDDLARVHARHLGARGAVLVLVGDLEPEEALVWVTELFGAWEPGPEGDLPEVPPWFPGGPLRHVDRPGAVQSVIRLAAPALPRTDPGYPALHLAQLVFGGSFASRLVARLREDKGYAYQLGSGVESVPGASTLMVEADTAAEHTVAALAVIREELERMAAEPPSAREIDAARSYAAGSTATAMSAPGALASGLANLLHVGVGADWLHNWGPLLDGVSPDQVGEAARRFFRPADVTGVVVADERAVVPLCRGTTGELSF; encoded by the coding sequence ATGACCGCTGGAGTGGCGAAGAACCTCCTCTCGTACGGCAGCCGGCCGGAGAAGGGTGTCGTGGCGGGGCGGCTGCAGCTGCCCGACGCCGACCTCACCCTCGGCAACGGACTGCGGGTCGTGGTGTGTTCGGCTCCGGTCGTCCCCCTGGTGGAGATCCGGCTCACCGTCCCGTACGCCGCCACGGCACCCGGGGAGGTGGCCCACTGCCAGCTGCTGGCCGAGCTCCTGCCGCGCGGAAGCGCCCACCGGAGCGCCGGCGACCACGACGCGGCGCTGGCCGCGCACGGCGCCACCCTGAATGCCTCCGCCGACGCCCGCAAGCTCACCGTGACCGGTCACACCATGGCCGACGGCCTGCCTCCCGTACTCGCCCTGCTGGCCGAAGCGCTCCGCGGGCCCCGGCTGACCGAGGAAGCGGTCGCCCCCGAACGCGAACGGCTGGCACGCCGCATACGGCTGGCCACCCACCAGCCGGCGGCTCTCGCGCAGCACGCACTGCTGCGGCGCAGGTACGGCGAGGAGAGAGCCGCCCGCTGGCAGCCGACGCCCGAACAGGCCGCCGCCTGCACGCGGGACGACCTGGCTCGAGTGCACGCGCGGCATCTGGGCGCGAGGGGCGCGGTGCTCGTGCTGGTCGGAGATCTGGAGCCGGAGGAAGCCCTGGTCTGGGTCACCGAGTTGTTCGGGGCGTGGGAGCCCGGGCCGGAAGGCGACCTGCCCGAGGTTCCGCCCTGGTTCCCGGGCGGCCCTCTGCGGCACGTGGACCGGCCCGGGGCCGTCCAGAGCGTGATACGGCTGGCCGCCCCCGCCCTGCCCCGGACGGATCCCGGCTACCCGGCCCTGCACCTGGCCCAGCTGGTCTTCGGCGGGTCCTTCGCCTCACGGCTGGTCGCACGCCTGCGCGAGGACAAGGGGTACGCCTACCAGCTCGGTTCGGGAGTGGAGTCGGTGCCGGGGGCATCGACGCTGATGGTCGAGGCCGACACCGCCGCCGAGCACACCGTCGCGGCTCTCGCGGTGATCAGGGAGGAACTGGAGCGCATGGCAGCCGAACCGCCCTCGGCACGGGAGATCGACGCCGCCCGGAGTTACGCGGCCGGTTCCACCGCGACGGCGATGTCGGCACCCGGCGCCTTGGCGTCCGGGCTGGCGAACCTGCTGCACGTCGGGGTCGGAGCCGACTGGCTGCACAACTGGGGGCCGCTGCTGGACGGCGTGTCCCCCGACCAGGTCGGCGAGGCGGCCCGCCGGTTCTTCCGGCCCGCCGATGTCACCGGGGTGGTCGTCGCCGACGAGCGGGCGGTGGTGCCCCTGTGCAGAGGCACCACCGGGGAACTGAGCTTCTGA
- a CDS encoding M16 family metallopeptidase: MSRDQLHRLVLDNGLRVVLAPNTVGASIGVAVHYRVGFRTEPEGRTGLAHLFEHLMFRGGEEAEPEGYLPRVQRAGGFGDARTRQDVTVYYAAAPASALEMLCALEADRMRSPSLSERNLRTQTAVIDEEIRLMVRNRPYGNHPWALPRALHRRSENVRDGYGETVDLAAFDIALCEKFFADHYGPGNAVVTVTGAFDHRTAERLVRRHFEDLPARPTVRPADPPEPLPEEERRLTVLDPHAGSPAVAVGYRMPDPVTERADYLAHLVLAALLGQGGHALLRRGPTAAAGASSLSVGCGLFGLPLDTVGPDLLTLFAVHEHERDAEHVLDALDGTLDALAAHEVAAAQLRATTARWVSGAMRELADPGTRAQLLGLREALFGEAELTHALPELVHAGVTGEHVSRAAARLRASHRAVVRFVPGRQAVPRDIAPETTA; the protein is encoded by the coding sequence ATGAGCCGAGATCAGCTGCATCGACTGGTATTGGACAATGGCCTTCGGGTGGTGCTGGCACCGAATACCGTGGGCGCTTCGATCGGCGTCGCTGTGCACTACCGCGTTGGTTTCCGCACGGAACCCGAAGGGCGTACGGGCCTGGCGCACCTCTTCGAGCACCTCATGTTCCGCGGGGGCGAAGAGGCCGAGCCCGAGGGGTACCTGCCCCGGGTGCAGCGCGCCGGTGGCTTCGGTGACGCCCGGACCCGCCAGGACGTGACGGTCTACTATGCCGCCGCCCCCGCCTCCGCACTGGAAATGCTGTGCGCGCTCGAAGCGGACCGAATGCGCTCGCCATCTCTTTCCGAGCGAAACCTCCGCACACAGACGGCGGTGATCGACGAGGAAATCCGGCTCATGGTCCGCAATCGCCCCTATGGAAATCATCCTTGGGCGCTCCCGAGGGCATTGCACCGGCGCTCCGAGAACGTCAGGGACGGGTACGGCGAAACCGTCGACCTCGCCGCCTTCGACATTGCGTTGTGTGAAAAGTTCTTCGCCGACCATTACGGTCCCGGAAATGCCGTGGTGACCGTCACCGGCGCCTTCGACCATCGCACGGCGGAGCGTCTGGTGCGCCGGCATTTCGAGGATCTGCCGGCGCGTCCGACGGTGCGGCCGGCCGATCCTCCTGAGCCCCTGCCGGAGGAGGAGCGGCGGCTCACGGTGCTCGACCCGCACGCCGGTTCACCCGCCGTGGCGGTGGGCTACCGGATGCCGGACCCGGTCACCGAGCGCGCGGACTACCTCGCGCATCTCGTCCTGGCGGCGCTGCTCGGACAGGGCGGACACGCCCTGCTGCGCCGAGGGCCGACCGCGGCCGCCGGGGCATCGAGCCTGTCGGTGGGCTGCGGTCTCTTCGGACTGCCGCTGGACACGGTGGGACCGGATCTGCTGACGCTCTTCGCCGTGCACGAGCACGAGCGAGACGCCGAGCACGTCCTGGACGCGCTCGACGGCACCCTGGACGCGCTGGCGGCCCACGAGGTCGCTGCCGCGCAGTTGCGTGCCACGACCGCCCGCTGGGTCTCCGGGGCGATGCGTGAACTCGCCGATCCGGGCACCCGGGCGCAGTTGCTCGGCCTGCGCGAGGCGCTCTTCGGTGAGGCAGAGCTGACCCACGCGCTGCCGGAGCTCGTCCACGCCGGTGTGACGGGCGAACACGTGAGCCGGGCGGCCGCCCGGCTCAGAGCCTCCCACCGGGCGGTCGTGCGCTTCGTGCCAGGACGCCAGGCCGTGCCGCGGGACATCGCACCGGAGACGACGGCATGA
- a CDS encoding helix-turn-helix transcriptional regulator, whose product MSPVSHREGMQIYNQLRVLRAERGLSRVALAKLVEVHPQTIGAIERGDYFPSLDLAFRLSDVFELPVEAIFNRKPFVPLSAQLYNKEERS is encoded by the coding sequence ATGAGCCCAGTGAGTCATCGCGAGGGAATGCAGATCTACAACCAGCTGAGAGTTCTCCGCGCCGAGCGCGGCCTCAGTCGCGTCGCGCTGGCCAAGCTGGTGGAGGTGCACCCGCAGACCATCGGTGCCATCGAGCGGGGCGACTACTTTCCGAGTCTCGACCTGGCGTTCCGGCTCAGTGACGTGTTCGAGCTTCCGGTGGAAGCGATCTTCAACCGCAAACCCTTCGTCCCTCTCTCCGCCCAGCTCTACAACAAGGAGGAACGCTCGTGA
- a CDS encoding LLM class flavin-dependent oxidoreductase: MTADNVLPSVLVPNMPETPDSLRPHTELVRDIGARRLWTGQSLKVEAHQAFAHLAGAGIRVPVGLSVTLMPLRHPYEAALQARSLALLTGLPVVAGYGVGSTAFVRSLNGRPFASPRTMAGDYLRTVRALLDGEIVDHAGEYHSLQGRLIPMEHPRVEVGVGVLRPNMARTAGGVADVAITWMTPPAYVAETLLPALEKGAKDGDRDTRCRVATVVHVAVEREGRDPHALAYTAASGHLTMEHYTDMLRRAGVPVDPADPVAGAAALVDSGTYLYGSADHIAAVLEEYRNAGVDEVILNCAGVLFTEGQSAALRDSREIIEAVGRRNGG; the protein is encoded by the coding sequence GTGACCGCCGACAACGTGCTTCCGAGCGTGCTCGTGCCGAACATGCCGGAGACCCCGGACTCCCTGCGACCCCACACCGAGCTGGTCCGCGACATCGGAGCGCGCCGCCTGTGGACGGGGCAGTCGCTCAAGGTGGAGGCCCACCAGGCGTTCGCCCACCTCGCCGGTGCCGGGATCCGCGTCCCCGTGGGCCTCAGCGTGACTCTGATGCCGCTGCGCCACCCGTACGAGGCCGCCCTCCAGGCCCGCTCGCTCGCCCTGCTCACCGGCCTGCCCGTGGTGGCCGGCTACGGCGTCGGCTCGACGGCGTTCGTCCGCAGCCTCAACGGACGCCCGTTCGCCAGCCCGCGCACGATGGCCGGGGACTACCTGCGCACGGTTCGGGCCCTGCTGGACGGGGAGATCGTCGACCACGCGGGCGAATACCACAGCCTGCAGGGCCGGTTGATCCCCATGGAGCATCCGCGCGTGGAGGTCGGTGTGGGCGTGCTGCGCCCCAACATGGCCCGGACCGCCGGTGGCGTCGCGGATGTCGCCATCACGTGGATGACCCCACCCGCGTATGTCGCCGAGACCCTGCTGCCCGCTCTGGAGAAGGGGGCCAAGGACGGGGACCGGGACACCCGCTGCCGGGTCGCGACCGTCGTCCATGTCGCGGTGGAGCGCGAAGGCAGGGACCCGCACGCGCTCGCCTACACGGCTGCCTCCGGGCACCTCACCATGGAGCACTACACGGACATGCTGCGCCGGGCCGGCGTGCCGGTCGATCCGGCGGACCCGGTGGCCGGTGCCGCCGCCCTGGTGGACAGTGGCACGTACCTGTACGGCTCGGCCGACCACATCGCCGCCGTGTTGGAGGAGTACCGGAACGCCGGTGTGGACGAGGTGATCCTCAACTGCGCCGGAGTGCTGTTCACCGAGGGGCAGTCGGCGGCGTTGCGGGACAGCCGGGAGATCATCGAGGCGGTCGGGCGGCGCAACGGTGGCTGA
- a CDS encoding phosphotransferase family protein, whose protein sequence is MAEPAGTDPVASAGPADTGRPPRAEPVTVREYGTRYLRITVRHHGGAGFSWLRAPGPAHTAPQRLPQPEAAAALRRVDEALGAAVARDTAEAPRGARLALGEPADGTARAGAALPGSGVLYRVSGAFSVARLLSCGDDAAFRLSVDALADLGRTLRRLHQEPWDLPDRPPHPGVRRLMAWLSGEEDAPGTARLRTLARTRVGPSRWARLTEWSRAAEEPPGSGAVLLHGAPSTGWLVPSPAGGPTALLTGEEVTGGDPALDLGWTLGELHELRAAAALGLGSAGKGPRVDYPAAAHALLRGYTGGDGTAAVPPGTARAATLRLAVHMRDFASFVGWHEDLRHYCDLLAEALGEDGAPCLHRPKPGSSAEGL, encoded by the coding sequence GTGGCTGAGCCGGCCGGCACCGATCCGGTGGCGTCCGCGGGGCCTGCGGACACCGGACGGCCTCCTCGCGCGGAGCCCGTCACCGTACGCGAGTACGGGACCCGTTACCTGCGGATCACCGTGCGCCACCACGGGGGCGCGGGGTTCAGCTGGCTGCGCGCCCCGGGGCCGGCCCACACCGCTCCGCAGCGCCTTCCGCAGCCGGAGGCCGCCGCGGCACTGCGCCGCGTCGACGAGGCCCTCGGCGCGGCTGTGGCCCGCGATACCGCCGAAGCGCCGCGCGGCGCCCGGCTCGCCCTCGGCGAACCGGCGGACGGCACCGCGCGGGCCGGGGCGGCCCTGCCGGGCTCCGGGGTGCTCTACCGCGTATCCGGTGCCTTCTCGGTGGCACGGCTGCTGTCCTGCGGCGACGACGCCGCCTTCCGGCTCTCGGTCGACGCGCTGGCGGATCTGGGCAGGACCCTGCGACGGCTGCACCAGGAGCCGTGGGACCTCCCGGACCGGCCGCCGCACCCCGGAGTGCGACGGCTCATGGCCTGGCTCTCCGGAGAGGAGGACGCTCCGGGGACGGCCCGGCTGCGCACGCTGGCCCGTACCCGGGTCGGCCCCTCACGGTGGGCCCGGCTGACGGAGTGGTCCCGGGCCGCGGAGGAGCCACCCGGAAGCGGCGCGGTCCTGCTGCACGGAGCGCCCAGCACCGGCTGGCTGGTCCCCTCCCCTGCCGGTGGCCCCACCGCCCTGCTCACCGGCGAGGAGGTCACCGGGGGCGACCCGGCTCTCGATCTCGGCTGGACGCTCGGCGAGTTGCACGAACTGCGCGCCGCAGCCGCCCTCGGCCTCGGCTCCGCAGGAAAGGGACCACGGGTCGACTATCCGGCCGCGGCCCACGCCCTGCTCCGCGGCTACACCGGCGGTGACGGCACCGCCGCCGTCCCGCCGGGCACCGCACGCGCGGCCACCCTCCGTCTGGCCGTCCACATGCGCGACTTCGCGTCGTTCGTGGGCTGGCACGAGGACCTGCGCCACTACTGCGACCTGCTGGCGGAAGCACTCGGCGAGGACGGCGCCCCCTGTCTTCACCGGCCCAAGCCGGGGTCGTCCGCCGAGGGCCTCTGA